CATCCTGTGCCCCCTGGCCGTCGTCCGGACCCCTGCGACCATCCCGATGATCGCGGTGTCCTCCTGCCTGTACCGGCTGTTTTTCGTAAGCGCCTCGATGGGCATTGCTGAAACCCTGTTTCTGAGAATGGTGGAAAGCCTCGAATAGCGGTCACGGAAATAGTGGTTGAAATCCAAAAACTCAACGCCTTTTCCGTTCGGGACCGCATTGCCGGAGATGATTTCCACATACGGATCCCCGAGAAACCGCGTCCCGTCCTTTTCGGTCTTCCAGCCCGGCACGTGACGCGGCCCGACGACGATCGTATGGGCGGGGACGCCTGCGATTATCTCATCGATGAGACCCGGGTTTTGCTGATCCTTCAGGTACTTCACCACGTCGGGGTGCACCTGCAGGTTTGTGTCAAGAAAACGGCGGACGATCTCCCGGTCTCCGAGCATTGTAGTGAGGTTGGAGCGGCGCCGGTATAGCATTTTAGATTGTGTTCCCGGCCCGCGGAGATGGCGGGAATGGCAGAGTATATGGGTGACGGACTCCAACCTGAAGATATGGCGGGTATTTCGGGACCGGGATCGCTTCCCGGGATCGTGCGGCGGATCCGGGAGAGCACACACCCGGCAGTCATGCTTGCCCGGGATATCGCCTGGGTTCTGGCCGTGGTGGGTGCGATAGCCCTCCTTCTTTTTCTTGTAAGCGGCACGTGGCCCGCGGTCGTGGCCATCGAGTCGGAGAGCATGGTTCCGAATATGCAGGTGGGGGACCTCGTCTTCGTCGTAGCGCCGGACCGGTTCGGTACGCTGCAGACGTGGGCGGAAGGGGAACAGTCGGGATATGCACCTTTTGCCACCTATCCCGACCGGCAGGGTGCAATGCCGTACGGCGACGTCATCATCTACCGCCCGAACGGGGATACCCGGGTCCACCCCATCATCCACCGCGCAATCGGCTACGTGGACGGGACCGGGAGTGCCGGGTATATCACCAAGGGTGATAACAACCTGGGGATTGACCAGAACACGTATTATCCGGGAATCGGAACGATTCAGCCCGTGAAGAAAGAGTGGGTGATCGGCAAGGCCCTGTTCGCCGTTCCGCTTATCGGATATCTGCCTCTCAATATCATTCCCTTTGCAGCCCTGATCCTGATCCTGGTCGTTCTTCACGAACTCCTCAGCCGTCGCGGCGGTGACGGCGAGCCAAAAAAACAGGGGGCCGTTAAGAAGGGGAAACGGAAATGACAGTGATGCGCCAGTTACTCGACGATGTGCGTGCCGGGCACCGCCTCACCGCGGACGAAGCGGTCCGGCTGATGAAGGTGCGGGATCGCCGCATCTGGGATATTGCGGCAGCGGCTGATGAAATCAGGGAACAGAAGGTAGGAAACATCGTCAGCTATGTCAGGAACCAGAATCTCCACGTAACAAACATCTGCAAGAACGTCTGCGGCTTCTGCGG
This sequence is a window from Methanoculleus sp. SDB. Protein-coding genes within it:
- a CDS encoding phosphohydrolase, whose protein sequence is MAGISGPGSLPGIVRRIRESTHPAVMLARDIAWVLAVVGAIALLLFLVSGTWPAVVAIESESMVPNMQVGDLVFVVAPDRFGTLQTWAEGEQSGYAPFATYPDRQGAMPYGDVIIYRPNGDTRVHPIIHRAIGYVDGTGSAGYITKGDNNLGIDQNTYYPGIGTIQPVKKEWVIGKALFAVPLIGYLPLNIIPFAALILILVVLHELLSRRGGDGEPKKQGAVKKGKRK